The following nucleotide sequence is from Phyllobacterium zundukense.
TTGAGGAACATAAGCGGACCTAGCCGTGTATCCCGTGAGATAGGTGATGTTGTGTTGGTCGGACACCACAAGTACCTGGACTTCTCGGCTAGCCATTTCAGATTTAACAAGTGAAAGTCGCCGCAGGTACTCGTCTCGAGGAAACGCCTGCCGTCCTCTGCTGATCGCCATAATTGAGATCTCCTCAGATTGCGAAAATATTTGAATGTGCGGCTGTTGCGGGTCGCTTGAGTCCTCACATCGAGGGATTTTGGTCTAGTCTGGCTCACCACCCGGTGTGACCGACTCCATTACCATTCGGCAAAGCGTCGTGATATCGTACACTGGCAGGCCCGTGTAACGACGAACCGACTGCGCGATCCGCGGGAACATGGTGCACTCGAGCAGAATTGCGCGAATTTCAGGATGGATCTGTCGTAGTTTCTCAATGCATGCGCACACGTCCTGCTGGAGGATGGCCGCGTCTGTCGGTTCCGGCGGGCGTTTCATCTCATTTTCCCAAGTCTGGGTACGTTCCAGACCGCCTATGACAACCCGAGCCTGTTCAGATGGATCACTGATATCTAACAGTTCTTTGCCGCAATGTGTGGCGTCGAAAGTTAAAACTGCCAGCTTCGCCTCGGCCGGCAACTGGCGGAGTATCATCGACACCAACATCAGCGCCGACATTGCCACTGGAACATCAACGGCAGCTGCGACCGCAGCTTGATGCCTTATCGAGAATCCGCAATCCGCGGTAATCGCGGAAGCGCCGCGCTCCGCGAGACGCTGTGCGGCGGCAACGAACGGCGTTTCCAGTGCTGGATCTCCACGGACGACGACTTCCGCCCAAGCGCCAGGGACGGTCTCTCTGATTGTGGAAAACTCGAATGTTGCTGGATGATGTAAAGACCCAACCGGTGAAGGCGCATCAATCATAAAACCAGGTTCAAGATCCAATATGCCAAGGACGCGACCGGCCTGGGGGGGGTGATTTAGGGGCACGTGAGTTCTCCAATTTTCGGAGGTAGACGACCGAATACGACTACCCAGTTTCCTGAAGGCGTTAGGGACAAAACCCATGCGACCTACCGCCGTTCGTTTGAGTAACGCGCAAGCGCGCTTGAAATCGTCGGCACATGACCGGCCACTATCCAAACTCTTTGCGCTCTAAAGAGTGCCTCCATGGATCCTTACATACGTTGCATGGGGGCACGGTTCGTAGCCACATCAACACAGTTGCACTTAAGACTTGGCGATCAATTGGCGCTCGAATTGCGTCAGCGGCTCGTTTCCGTCATCCGTCACAAGGAACGATTGAGTGATTGCAATTCCGGTGTCCTCCAGCCACAGCCCAGACATGCAGTGAAAGGCCATGCCGGGCTGTAATACAGTTTTGTCTCCGGGGCGCAGGCTCGCGGTACGTTCCCCCCACGTCGGAGGAAACCCGAGCCCGATTGAGTAGCCGAGCCGGGCTTCCTTCTCAAAGCCATGCTTCGCGATGGATCTCCGCCAAACCAACTCGACCCCTTCGGCAGCCATGCCGGGACGAATGCTGTCCATGGTCGTGTTCAAGCCCTCGACCACGGCCTCTGCCAAACGCCGATAACTATCCGGCGGTGTACCGAGGAATACCGTGCGGGAAATCGGGCAATGATAGTGGAGGCGCGACCCCGCGATCTCAATGTTCAGAGGCCTGTTCTTTATCAGCGGTTGATCCGTCCACAAGCCATGCGGGGTGCGGACTCTCTCGCCGGCGCAGAAATGCGGCGGACTGGTTGTGTAGACGCCCCCGGCCTCAAGTGAGCCTGATATCTGAGCCTTGTATATTTCTGCGACGACGTCGCATTCTCGCACACCGGGGGCACATCTTTCCACTGCGGCGGCCATAGCGGCGTCAACGATGTGACCGGCCTGGCGCATATAGGCCTGCTCTGCGGCACTTTTCACGAGCCGGACACGATTTACCAGGAGCTCCGCGTCTTGAAAACGAGCGTTCGGAAGGTGATTTACGAACTCGGCATGGATGCGTGCGGTGTAGTAATATGCACCCATCTCCACGCCAATATTGCCCTTATCCAAGCTCCGCTCTCGCAGAATTTCGGATGTCGGCTGAACCGGGTGCGAGGTGCTCGATTGAACAAAACTATCGGGGTACGCGCGGATATTTTGTTCCAGCAAATAGGTCGTGTCGCGAGCAGAGACCGCATCCATGAACCGCCCGATCCAGATCGGTTCATCTTCATTGCAAGACACAACCACAAACAGTGGCGCATAAAATGCCCATGCATCGAAGCCAGTAAGATAGAAAATGTTTGCAGGGTCTGATAGAATGAGAGTGTCAAGACCCAATCTCTGCATCTCCAACTTGGTGGCCCCGAGGCGGGCCTTGTATTCTGCTTTGGCGAAGTAAAGAGCTGGCATTGTGCTTCCTTGGATTGAATGGAATTTTTACATTTACGTGCTGCGATGTACGAAGTCGGGTCAAAGTGCCAGGCTAAATTCGTTAGCTTGGCATCGTGATCAGTCGCGAACGCTCCCCACCTATTGCGCAGTGTCAGACTTCGCTTTTGACGATAGCCGACTGAGCACGTTGTCCTGCCCTCCACCACATGATGTACAGCGCGATCATCCAAATTATCGGCAGAAGAGTGAGAAGCGAGGCCACTGCGGCGACAGTAGGGTCTATTTCGTTGCGGATGTTATTCCACATCTTCAGCGGCAGAGTCTGCACAGAATAACCGCTGACAAACGAAGTGATGACCACCTCGCCGAACGAGTGGATAAACGCAAAAAGCGCACTGCCGACGATTGCTGGACGTATTATCGGCAGGGTGACTTTCATGAAGGCGGCTAAAGGTCGCGCTTTCATGCTGTTGGCGGCTCGCACAAGTTGCTTGTCGAAATCCACCAGTGTCGCAGACACGATTACCACGACGTAGCCAATTGCTCCGACCGTGTGTGTCAACACGATCCCTGTCTCCGTGCCTATAAGGCCGAGGTTCGCTAGTCCAAAGTAGCTTGCAACACCTACAACAATGACAGGTATAATGATTGGCGTTAAAATTGCCATGGTCATGATGTTACGGACGCCTGGTGCGATACGGCTTAGCCCAAAAGCGGCCAGAGTGCCTGCGACAGTCGCTAAGATTGAGACAGCAAGGCCGATTTTGATGCTGAGGAGAGCCGTGCCGTACCACGTAGGGTCGGTGAAAAATGACCTGTACCATTGCAAGGACAGACCTGGCGGCGGGAACTGTAGGGTGTGTCCATCGCTGAATGACATGACAACCACAACTATCGAGGGGAACAGCAGATAGAATACGACGAGCACCAGAATAGTCCAACCAGCTATCTTGGAAAATCGTCTATCAGACTGCACCCGATGAACCTGCGAGGGCCAATTCTTCGCCCTGGATTCTACAGCTATTTCGTTCGCATAGCCTTTGATACAGTTTAGGAATGTCATTCGGCTAAACCAACCCGTCCGTTGTTTAAACTCTACTTTTCGGGAGCCAGCAGGATTGAGACCAAACGTGGCAAGAACGATGACAGCAATCGCGAGGAGAACGAATGAGGAGGCGCTAATCGTAGCCATACTAAAGCCTGTGGATGCTTGGGCAGCGATAGACGTAGAAAGCATTGCATCACCCAAACCGCCTAGGGCGGTCGGCGTCACATAGAACCCCAAGCAGAGCACGAAAACCAATAGTGTGCCGCTGCGCACTCCAGGCATGCTTAGGGGAAAATAGATGCGCCAGAAAGCTGTCGAGGGTCTTGCGCCCATGCTCTTTGCTGCGGCAATCAAGGAACCATTGATGCTCGTCATGACGCTGAGAAGAGGCAGAATGATCATAGGCAACATGATGTGAACCATGCCGACGTAAACTGCGACACGGTTGTAAATTAGTGGAAGCGGTCCGGAAATCAGGCCCAGATCGGTCAAGACACTGTTGATGAGCCCGGCATCACCGAGGATGACGACCCATGAATAAGTCCGCGCCAGATCGCTGGTCAGATAGGGAATCACGACCAATACGATCAAGACGACTCTCGTTTTCTTCGGAGCTGAAGCTATCAGGTATGCCGTGGGATACCCAATCAACACACAGATGATGGTTGCTACCGTGCTAATCTCCAGCGTCTGGATTAAGATTCGTATGTTGGCGCTTTGTCCGACAAATGAATAGTAGTTCTGTAGATTGAATGTGGGAGCGTTCACGCTCTCAAGAAACAACTGCACAATTGGTATACCAAACACGATCGTAAGGATCGCGAGGGCAGGGACCAAAAGTGTAAACGGGGATCTCAGAATGTTCTGGACGGGTTGCATTGTCGGTTGCCTCTGGTTACGCGCTCAACAGACGGACATCAGCGCGTAGCCAATCAAGGCAAACAGCGTCACCTGGCCTAAAAATATCTTGCCCAGATGCGACGTGTTCTCGCACTATGATTATATGATCGCGGACTCGCACCTGATATTTTCTCAGCGGTCCAGCATAAATCATGTCTTCGACGGTGCCGTTCACGATGCAATGCTGATCTTGATCCGGCTGTGACGCCGCGTTTGTTTTAGAGATACGAATACGCTCTGGTCGGATCATCGAAA
It contains:
- a CDS encoding ABC transporter permease subunit, with product MQPVQNILRSPFTLLVPALAILTIVFGIPIVQLFLESVNAPTFNLQNYYSFVGQSANIRILIQTLEISTVATIICVLIGYPTAYLIASAPKKTRVVLIVLVVIPYLTSDLARTYSWVVILGDAGLINSVLTDLGLISGPLPLIYNRVAVYVGMVHIMLPMIILPLLSVMTSINGSLIAAAKSMGARPSTAFWRIYFPLSMPGVRSGTLLVFVLCLGFYVTPTALGGLGDAMLSTSIAAQASTGFSMATISASSFVLLAIAVIVLATFGLNPAGSRKVEFKQRTGWFSRMTFLNCIKGYANEIAVESRAKNWPSQVHRVQSDRRFSKIAGWTILVLVVFYLLFPSIVVVVMSFSDGHTLQFPPPGLSLQWYRSFFTDPTWYGTALLSIKIGLAVSILATVAGTLAAFGLSRIAPGVRNIMTMAILTPIIIPVIVVGVASYFGLANLGLIGTETGIVLTHTVGAIGYVVVIVSATLVDFDKQLVRAANSMKARPLAAFMKVTLPIIRPAIVGSALFAFIHSFGEVVITSFVSGYSVQTLPLKMWNNIRNEIDPTVAAVASLLTLLPIIWMIALYIMWWRAGQRAQSAIVKSEV
- a CDS encoding M24 family metallopeptidase, with protein sequence MPALYFAKAEYKARLGATKLEMQRLGLDTLILSDPANIFYLTGFDAWAFYAPLFVVVSCNEDEPIWIGRFMDAVSARDTTYLLEQNIRAYPDSFVQSSTSHPVQPTSEILRERSLDKGNIGVEMGAYYYTARIHAEFVNHLPNARFQDAELLVNRVRLVKSAAEQAYMRQAGHIVDAAMAAAVERCAPGVRECDVVAEIYKAQISGSLEAGGVYTTSPPHFCAGERVRTPHGLWTDQPLIKNRPLNIEIAGSRLHYHCPISRTVFLGTPPDSYRRLAEAVVEGLNTTMDSIRPGMAAEGVELVWRRSIAKHGFEKEARLGYSIGLGFPPTWGERTASLRPGDKTVLQPGMAFHCMSGLWLEDTGIAITQSFLVTDDGNEPLTQFERQLIAKS